CTTGAAAAGCCAGCCAAACTACAGATATTTTATGTAATAAGCAGGATACTTATTATGacaaaaaggggaaaatgcAGTCCTCACTATCCCTGCGACATGCAGTTAATAGGCAATTAGAGGCAGACATGTTGGATTTAGTCGGTGGTTGCAGTATCACCTGTTGATCATTGCAAGCCTGTGAGATGTCAAAGCTCATGGAAAACCCGAAGGAGCGATctttgagtttaaataaaagttaagtCCTATGACACTGTCATATCTAAAATATCTACTAAAGTCTTGATGTTCATGAATATTTAAGAATGTGTATAATTATGaaggtttttatttctaatcTACCAATACTTTATATACATGACATCTGtcatatatataaagtaaatatgAACAACTTTAACCCAGAATGTTTTCGACTCAAGATGTTTTATAGAACTTTAACCATGGTACATGTATAAGGTTGAAGTGGCACTCCTGTGCTTATGCACGTATGGTAAGTGTCACCGACGAAGTGATGGGTATGTGAGATAAAGTGCATTCAGACGGAGCACACAGCAGCGAGGTACTGCCCAGGTGTCAGTCCTCCTCATCACTCCAGAAGGCATCTTCTTCATCAAGATCCACACCTTGGAAGAGTCTgtaacaggaaaacaaaaaacacctcAACCAATGTCTCTGTGTAGAGTAAGTATCCAAGACTACTTCACTGGAGTCGTGAACAACAACAATAGTAGAAAGAAGATCACTCACTGGTTGTAACAGGGTGAATTTGGGTTGTTGAAGTGGCTGTACGGGTTGACTTTGCTGAGGATGCCCAGACACAGCCAACAGAAGTATTGTCTACACGAGGTACAGGTCATCTTATTACAGCCATCGACTTTCtggagagagacaaagacaaggCATTAGCAGCAGAGGAATGAACAAACAGCAAGAAACAATAGTCAGAGAAACAATCTTGGTCTGAACATGGGAATTTTAAAACGGACAGCGTGGTGTGGATAGTcctatttttttatgtttgtaagTACTTAACGCAAAGGTAGGGAATATACATTTGAGACTTTTTATTGTACATATGTAATTAATCCCTATGgtatttaaatatcaaatgcTCTGACAAAAGAAAATCAGTTAGATATTTTCAAAAGCTAGCTTACTAACTTAAACCATCCGTACCAGAACTATGCCTCAAACACCGGCagcagattttattttgaaagcatcCTTTAGTAATTTGACCTGGTGATAAAGTCAAAGCGTGTTTTAAGTGCacagggaacagcaggaggagcCTACCTGTATGTTAGTTCCACAGCGTGGGCAGCCTTTGCAGTTTTCATTGAGCCAGTCTCTGCTAAAGGACTCTTCCACTGCTTTCTGGATCACCCTCTTCCCAAAGCGCTGCTCCATGAACTTTTGCCCAACAGGTGTGGCTGACAGGTATTCATCTCTGAGGTTACGCAACTCATCTGTGGATCAAGGCAGACACAGGGACAGGAACTCAGGTTTGGGATTGAGAAAATGTGTTACTCATTgattcttctttaaaaagtctGAACCATTATGGCACCTGAAAACCATTATTCGTTAAGCTTTCAAATCTAAATACCAAATCTGCAGTGTTAGTTTAAATTCAACTGTTCAAAGTAAGTAATAGTTTCAAGCCTACAgtattaattatattaaaataaatacatgggGGGTTAATCACACTTGTCTTCAACTAAGATTATGTCTTCCAACGATtatgaaaaacaagacaattgctttttataatttgaatttCAGTTGAATTATATTCAAACTTTGGGTAAATCCAATGTTAAAAAAGCAAGTTGTgtgtaatacatttataatgCTTCTACAGTCAAGTAGTAATCTTGTTAAATAAGCCAACTTGTTCTTTAAGTCCTTTATAAACGTGTTTTAGTGACCTCACCTGCAGGGATTTTACAGTGGGAGAGACCATGATAGCCCATCTTGCACAGTGTACAAAAGGCATACTGGCAGGCTGAGCAAATGGCCATGGTTGAGTCTGGCTCCACCATGACCGCCGTGCCGCAGGACTGCCGGGGACAGTAAACCACGTCGGCCATGCGGTCCAGACTGGACTGCAGCAGTAAGCGGTCATAACGGGCAAACAGCTCCTCATCCACCAGCTGCTTCACCTGAGAGATCAGAATCAGATCACAAGGCCTTTATTAGTCCcgcagaggggaaatttacattgttTGAGCAAAGAGACAGGACTGAttgagacaaaataaaacagtatcaAAACAGTATTTAGAAAAGTGAGAGCACagtagcagcattataaaaaaagtgaaacaagtAGTAAGTAATGAAGTAGCTGCAGAATGACAGCAGTTAATACTATATTACCTAGTATAAATGATATATTGCACAGTTTTATGTTGCAACAGTGTTGTTACAGGTGAAATCGTTTATTCCAAATATGGGGTCAGGCTTAAATTTCATTCCTCTGAAAAGAACATGTAACTGTAAAGTAACCTTTGAATTGTAAACAAAGACAGCCACATACCAATATGTTTCTACTTTACGGGTTATTTTTACCTGCGACGGCGTGGCTATGGAGGTACATTTGGGCTCAGGGCAATTAAGGCACTGAACGTTGCCGTCCCGTATTTGGATCTGGAAGTATTCGGTCATGCAGGCCTTGCAGTAGACATGTTGgcactctttaaagcagaggcAGTTTGAGCCCATCTTCTCTACAAAGCAGATTCCACAGCCGAACACCCTGCTGTCAAACACTCTCTGGCGCTGCTCCTCGTCAAAGTCCAGGAGCTGAGGTAGGAGGTCGGCACGAGGGTCCATTGACAAAACGGCCCGCGGGTCCAGTTGAGAAGACAAGGACAACTGTGCTTCACACTTTTCCTTCTTCACTTCTCTTTTCTGCTCTTCAGTGTTTTCAGGAGGGCTGCCACCTTGCGTCAGAGCTGAACAaaaattataaagaaaacaacacgtTTTTAGAAAGTTGCATTGTTTTGAAAGAATAAAAGGGTAATTACAGAATATGTAAAAATcataataagaaaatacaaataaataaaaatatgtacaaatatgtacattttcaaCTTATCTACAGAATAGCATATATTTGatctatatttaaaatgtattttctatgaATAGTAGAGGAATATTTAGCTAATGCAGATGTATCACACACAAGCAAATTAATTTAAGGAAATGTAACTGTACCTGTAGCTGCTTGGTCATTCTTCCTGCGCTCACTACATGCCTTACTTCCTCCCTTGATGAATTCAAGAGGAGAATGGATTCCCAGGAAGTCCAGAGCCTCCTCTTTAAGGAACTGGATCCAGGTAAAAAGAATCACACAGCCTTGGTTCTCCTCCCACAGCTCATCCAGGTGTCTGCACAGAGAGCTCATCTAAGGAGGTAAAGTGGAATATGAGAAGGAACATTGATGAATGGTAAGAACACTTTTTAGAGTTATACAAAAACTGTAGTGAAGAATTATTCAAGCCACCATGAGTGATACCTGTGCTCTGGTCATCCATTTAGAGCTGAGAGTGAAGATTGGTGAGGATGTGGAGGGATAGAATGCAGGAAGCTCAAAGTTGAGCACCAAAGGAGGTAAGAAGCAGACATTATATTCCGTTTGCTTctctcctgcaacacacagaagatatttggttacattttaaacaggAGTGAGACAAATACATGTAAGAAAGTAACTTGATGTCACATTTGCTTAGATTTTTTACACTGCTCACTAACAGCTGTACCTTTGACAACAACTTTGAAACCAGGAGGGAGCTCCAGACAGAGTTGGATTTCCCCACCCTGTGCAGACTCCGCCTGGTGGAACTCCTCCTCATCGTAGATACTTGCTAAAGCAAGCAGCTCATCCTCCTGGGCTTCCTTGTCCTCAGACATTTACATTCCTGTGATAACAAGTGTGATAtaatttattaatatataaaaaaggcaacaaaagaATATAGCAATGGCCAAACAACAGGATATCAAACCACCAGCGAGCTGACACAAATAGCATTcattacacattacatttcataatGCATATCATGGGAACAACATATTGTTCTATTTTAATACTGAGCCATGTTCATCTCTCTGAATATACTTTGCACATTTCTATACATCCCTACCTCTATGAATATCTGCACATCATTGCacctttaaatataatatactgcAGTTTGTCATTATTGATTGTCcgtaagtatttttttttattagtatatttatatttggtttaAATACTatgctttgaaaaaataaacaaaatgtgtttgagcttttcttacaacttatttttattatgttgtttatgtttaccTGACAATAAACTCGATTCTAATTCAACCATACACTGTTAATCACCGGCTACTGTCATTACACAATTATCAATTATACTCtaataaaacacatgtagaAAGTCTTGtattgaatatttaattaaatgatagTTACTGTTTACTCATAGCTCTATAGATAGCAGCAGCTGTCTGCAAATGTTGCAGCCTTTGTTGTTACGTCAGCTTTCCTTAGCTAACGTCAAGCTTTACTGTGCTCCAGAGTTAGCACGCTAGCAAGCGAAAGTAAACTTAAGCCATTAAAATAAGTCGGTAACACTTAATGATAACTTAACACTCGTCTAAATGacacaaaatacagtttttgacaGAGGACCACTGGAAAACTTTCAGCCAGTACACAGTTGAGTTAGCGAACTAGGGGGAAAAAGTTATCACTAGGTGTAAGCACTTAAGCTAGCTAAGTAAACGTTATCCATACTAAACGTGGTCTCCATTGAATGACAATATAACGCTTTGCATAAATAACAACGAGTGTTGATGTTGACAGGGATCAAATTGAAAAACTACTGCCTGTTTGGTGAACGAGCAAACAAACTTAGTTAAAAGTATGGAAACGcaattagctagctagcaatgtTAGCTGACGTAAACAGAGTGACTATAGCTACCGTCTTAGCTCGGCCCTACTTTATTATTTCCTCTACGACAACATTATGATATGTCAACTTCTGGGTCAAACTACAACATGTGTGTTACCTGTGGCAATAGTCAGTATGTGGATAATAACGTGTTTCTTACCTTGTCCGACCAAATACCAGCGACTCCTGCTACAGCTCTGACTGGATCGTTGCAGTATGGATGCAGTGTGTGTCACAGCGCCGCCTACAGGATTAGTGTagcacatttttattgaattcaAACTATGTCTCCATACtttttcacaaaaatatttactgtgcttaaatattttacaacacTTTACATTGTAGGAGAAACATTTTGTGTTAACACTATAATTCAAccatatatattattaaatcaCATCcctcatgacaaagttatttttttagttttaggTTTACGCCATGCATTTTTTTGCTTGAATTAGGAATACAAGTATTTGTAAATCCAGTTGACGAATGAATCAACAAATGGTTCAGCCCGATCATTCTGTCAAAATTACAATAACATATACTCCTGGTGAACTTTATAAACCAGGGTAAACGGAAGAACCGACACAATATTGCTTGTAAATAAGCCATTCCTTACAGCGCATGCTTTTTTGtcaagttttatttttgctttttttggtGATGTGGCAATAACAGCAGCACCCTGAATGTGAATTGCTAGACCAGCATTCACACTGTTgagtagaaaaaaagacagtacAAGGCTACCAGAGAACAACCAACAGACCATTGCTTTTGAATGAGAAAAGCCAAACAAAGAATTACTGCATTACAGTTACTTTAAGTACCAAGTTTCAACATAAAAGTAACTCAACAATAACgcctttcttctttttaaactaaataaatcataatCCAGCAGCTACAATTATTTGTTTAGAACACATCTGACTATTTGTAATGTACAACTTGGAAAAATGCATACATGTTAACAAGTGCCACTTTTCCTATACCGTATTTAGACATACTacaatattatacattttcaaGAATCCTGCGTGTATTACTAGTTTTCTTTTGCTTAGCTACTTTTCTTACAATTCTTAAAATCTCACATCCTTAGCTTAAATGTGCTCAGGAGATGCTGAACAAAAGGATCGTCAACTTAATGGCCATCAAAGCAACACGGAGAAAGCAGTTTCCAACATACACTCACAACTTTGAGTTCAGAAAGTAGTCCtttcaataataatattatgcAATATCTTTGTATTCATCAAAAAACAATAGGAGAAAGTACATGCCGAGCTGGCTGACTGATGAATAGTATTGATAAGGGATGCGGatctgtgttttcagtgtcCTCGATAACAATCTCAGATGAAGGACAAAATCAGGGGCATGTAGCCTGAGAACGGAGGAGAAACTCAGGTGAAACAAGTTAGTCAATGTCCATTTCAGGGACCTTTTTCTCTGATGTTCCCTGTTCCGTGCCTGCAGATTTGGCTTTGTCTGAGTTGCATGGCTGGCTCTCTGTTCCCTCCTGCCCATTGACCGGCCCGTTGTCCGTCTTCTCCTCCTTGGGAGGCTCCACCTTCGGCTTGGGTTTGGACAGCACAGGGTTGCAGGCTGAATAAAGCTCCTGAACAGTGAAGAAGAAAGTATTTGTTAGAGGAAGGGTGAcattatatatatcattttttttacaaagactGATGATGATTTTCctactttttttcaatttactACAAAAAAAcctaactaaataaataaatataaataaaatgtgattgaaCACCACCTCAATTACTTGCTGTTGCATTGAGCGCACACAAGATGCATTTATGTACGTACATGACAACATAAGGCAAACCCTCTAATCCTGGTCCTGCTGCACAACAATACATCATTTTCACTCTTTATTTAAGTCAAACAGGGGTGAATGTCAATTAGCCTGCATGAAACCAGACTAATCACAACATTTGACGTGCCTTTGAATGCACTCTTTTAGTACCTTAATCTTGGCATGGATCTCCCCGACTTTGACGACTGGGTCCAGAGTGGGGTCCTGATTATTCTGCTGGTTCATCTTGCTGCTCATCCAGACCATGGCATCCTGCACCTGCTTGTCCACCCGAGTCACCTCCAGCTCATCCAGATGGTCGTACAGCTCATCCTGTGAGGAAAAGCACAGATAAATGATTACATCCGTTTGGCGATTGTTCATCAGTTATGTAACATACAACCATGTGATGTTACAACGCATTCATTTGGTGAGCAGACAAACTTGCTCTCGGTCACAGGTTACCTTTGCCTTGTAAGCTTCAACGATCTTCATGTACATCTGCATCTGCCTGCCAAGCTCCTCAAATGCTTTGGGTCTCTCGTTAGCTTCCATGTATCTATCACGAATTGGCTGGCCCATTTGCTGTGGTAAAGAACATCAGTTCAAGTTAGCAAATCCTCCAGCGGgacaaaaaatatacatatgtacatttgattaaaaaaagagacattgtAGAGGAATGTTGAACTATAAATGTCTGCTTTCTATTactaaaaaaaatgcatttcctgtGGTAACACTTTAATTACAATATGCAGAAAGTTCTAGTATGGAATCACTTCCAAATTTCCCCAAATAAATAACAGCTCAGCTTTGTCCCCATGTTGAAAACCTACTACCAATCAGCATTTATATCTGGTTTTGAAATAAGTGTATGAGTACCAAAACTGTACATTGAACCATCTTCTCCAAAATCAGTTCATTTTGGAATGGGAATATTTCCATTTCACGTAGAAACATCCGTGCAGCTACACACTGCATGCTTACCTTCAGTTCAGTCAGTTTGTCGATGTAGACTTGTTTCTGTTGGTCCTCTCCGTCTTCATACAGCCAGTTCTCTGTGTTCTCcagttttaatgaaaatgtgtcacGATCCTACATGTTAATGAAGACTTTAGATTAAATTCCCAATCAACACCAACAGTGACggaacaaaacatgaaatgcaTGCAGTATTTTACAATTTTAGTAAAGATAAATGTTGGTGCTATTTTGCATCAGGTGTGATTGACTCACAGCTTCGTTCACAAACTTCTCCAGGATGCCGTGTAGTTTGTCCCTCATTTCATACACATACTCTTCCACGTAGTTCTTTGCGtcattcctctccttctccaaCTTATCCTGCATGATCATCTTACCCTGGAAGAGTcacaataaatgttttctgGATTAAGTCGGCAGaagaagacacaaacaaacactaacaTGCTACTTTGCCCGCTTACTGATATTACATATTATACCTTTTATCACTACAGTCAAAACTTTGGTTCAGTTTAAAATCAGGTCTTGGTCTCTAAATGTAAGCTTGTACCAAGAATCACCTTTGTGGGGAAAAATCTAATATACctttttagaaaacattaatAAACTCTGTAAAAGGAAAACTATTAGTCAAATAGAATTGTTTCATGATGACGTCATTAGATAAGCATAGCTCTTAGATTATAAACATAAATGATAAAGTGACCGACAATCTTTCCCATTTGTTTGAAGTAAAAATCTAATTGTGCACAAGTGCATGCTGGACATCCCTGGTGAGTTTTAGAGCATTACCTCATTCTCCACACACAGATTAAGCACGTCATTGGTCAGCTGCCAGTGCAAATCGCTCTCTATGGGCAGCTCCACTGTCTTCGTTTTGACTTTGGGCTTCTTTGCCTGGGGGGGCTGGTCGTTCTTCTTCCCCTGCTTGTCCTCATCTGTTGTCTGataaaggagggaggaaaaccAATGAAAAATATTCAACTGTAACTTAcctaattatatttttaacatatgCTTGAATTTCATACAATGATGGTGCATCTGAGCAAACATAGTGATTAAACGATCAGTCTAAATGATCCTATCATGGTCTAAAAGATTCCTTTGTAAAACATGAAGCCTCGAGTGATTGCAGTCATTTTCCACTGCTGCCTGGCCCCTTACTGGAATCTTTCAAGCTCCACCTTTAAGTTTATACAAACCCTATTAAAtctttttctttgtgctttTGTGCAGAGATGATACAGTCATTTTCAATGTGGGCAGGATGACTGTATTCAGATGTTATATACCTGTTAATGAGATTATTATTTGCGTTGGATTTGCCAAACAATAGACCTTTGAGGATTGTTAGTTacagtttgaatgtgtttgtatttcattttaactaTATACTTTTCCCCTATaatctttttgtatttactcCTTTCCTAATTAAGTGCCAAGTATGGTAAAAggatgaagagaaaaaaggaaggaaaaaaaaggagcaaagaATCACAAAAAGCTTTGCCTTTATAGTGATTGCCTTTCAGGTCAGCACAAGTTTACCTCCATCTCTTcaacttctgtttttttatcttCGCTGTCTCCAGCCTGGAGTTTCTGATCCTCATGGTCCACCTGCATTTTGTTCTAACAAAcggtaagagagagagagagagagagagagagagagagagagagagagagatatagtacattaattatatttaagaaaacatgGCATTTTGCTGCTGGTCTTCTCCAAACTCGGGCTTCCGAGGTAGTGTGTGTGCAccataaataatgtgtgttcATGATGTTATGTCCACCctctatatgtttttttaaaaaatatatattggcCATCTACTATAATGTGTTACACCTTTTTGAACTGACATTCAATTAGAGGAACATTAAAGGGTTTGCTATGTTTGCTATAAAGAGGCGACAACAAACCCTAAATCAAttgaaaaatattacaaaaggAGGCCtaagcaaaagaaaaatgtaagccCTTGAAGAAGTCTGGAACTAGTTAAGGCAAGATGTCTGAATTCCATAGTGACGACATTTCTAACTCATGCAACATCGAGGTGTGGCCGGACTGAGTGTGTGAACAGGTTGTCTGAGGTGAAACCCAAAAGGTGCGTGTGTATTGTACAGTACACACCTCATCTTCATTCACCGTCTGGTCATTCTCCGTCGACTCTTCCCCTTCAGGTACTTTAACGACCTCTACCAGCGAGGCGCTCGATACACCGAACATGCCGTGAACGTTGACCCGAACCTTCACCTTGACCTTTGCACTCTCCCCAGATGCCTGAGGAACCACGTTCTTGATCAGGAACTGGCCTGTAGTGCGGAGAAAAATGTAGCAACGGAAATTAAATACTTCAAAAGCgataattatttatattatagcCATCCTTAGGAAGATATCAAACATATTGTAAGTAAAATGTCTTCACTGTTAGCATCATTCGAATTGCAAAGTAGTTGCAATTACTCCAAACTGAGTGCTTGCCAATGTCAAAGTTTAAAATCAACAATCTCCAAGTTAACTAGAACTGGCACACTTTGGATTTAagcttgcatttatttatttatataagcttgcatttatttatatacatatataattaaCATACAAAATATCTCCAGAACCTACTTTTCAGTTataacagctttttaaaaataaaatatagctTGATGTTGCGGTACCTATAGCGCTGTTGGGGCAGTGCAGCTCCTTGGGGTTGTTGTAGTAACCTTCGAGAGTAAAGGGCTCTTTCCGGAAGAAGGTCAACACTTTGGAGAAGGGAGCTGCATGGTTCTTTGGGAAAACCTCACAATCACTGTAAGTACACAGCAGGATGAGGTTAATTATtctacaaaagtaaacaaaagtcaAGCAAATAATTGACATGGCTTGATACAAGTGAGACGTTTTTCAAAATCTGGTTAAATTTGATTGCAACTAGCATCGACTTCAGATGGTGGGAGTGTGTGGTGGACGTGAACTACGGGCGTGTGTGGGTGTGGCAAAAGATCCTGCAGGTTCGAGTAACTGCAACTGAATGAACAGGGGCAGCAGGCAGGTGTGGTCTTAACAGAAAACACCTTTTTTGCAAGGATTTTGTCAATGGCAGCACCTTAATTGAACTGGGCGAGGAGGGAGTCATACAGATTCATTTTTGAAAGATGGACTACAAGAGACTATATTTTGTACGGAAAAATGACATTTCtggtttagatttttttcatattgttttgttgatttatttgagtttgttatgtgttttgtttgtttattggatATACTATACTTCTgaaattaagtttttttttaatacagtagtatactatatttatttttgttttgtctgtttttcgGGATCAATGGTTGTTAAACTGtttgaatgtgtctttttttgtgttatgtattattatatatttgtgatAAAATGtaactatttctatttttaataataaaagataaaaataaaaataaatcaatgattaCTATGGTCTTACAGagataacataaaataacagaCAGGAAAAAATTTAACTGATAAGGTAATGCCATTGTTAACATTTAAAGGAATCAATTAAAATGAACTCCTGAAAGTTAAAACATTGCTAGGTCAATCAACATTCAACAATAAAGCAGGGGATTAGCTTTGCAAAATCTAGTAAAGCATGATGTCCAGATCAGTGTGTTATGAACTCTCCTGCTCTCTTAAAGTGAAACAACAGAAACTTATTTGGTGTTCTCGGGTGACACTGACGGAGCTCGTACCTCAGTCCCTCGTCTACGGCCGAATTCCATTTTAGAGAGATGGAGTAGGGCACAACATCAGTAATGGAGAACTCTCTCACTTTGAATGCCGGTGACAAGATTGCACactgaggagaagaaaaaaaaaatcaatatccAACCTAAATATTCTACAAccacttaaaaaagaaaagcaaatctGCACTAAATAATCCATGTGTCATATTCCTCCCGCTCTACCATCCCAGCTGTGAGTGAGTTTGCTGTGTGAGTCACTAACAAGACTAAAATGCTGGGTCTGGACAGGCGAGCTGTACCTGCAGAGCACAGCCTCTGGCCACGGCTTCATCTGCGTTCAGGGTGGTGCTCAGCTCTTTCCCGAAGAACTTGCTGATTCGCTCCTTGATGGCTGGGATTCTGGAGGCACCGCCGACAATCTCCACTGCATAGATATCTTCCTTTTTCAGCTCTGGATAAC
This Eleginops maclovinus isolate JMC-PN-2008 ecotype Puerto Natales chromosome 11, JC_Emac_rtc_rv5, whole genome shotgun sequence DNA region includes the following protein-coding sequences:
- the rnf14 gene encoding E3 ubiquitin-protein ligase RNF14 gives rise to the protein MSEDKEAQEDELLALASIYDEEEFHQAESAQGGEIQLCLELPPGFKVVVKGEKQTEYNVCFLPPLVLNFELPAFYPSTSSPIFTLSSKWMTRAQMSSLCRHLDELWEENQGCVILFTWIQFLKEEALDFLGIHSPLEFIKGGSKACSERRKNDQAATALTQGGSPPENTEEQKREVKKEKCEAQLSLSSQLDPRAVLSMDPRADLLPQLLDFDEEQRQRVFDSRVFGCGICFVEKMGSNCLCFKECQHVYCKACMTEYFQIQIRDGNVQCLNCPEPKCTSIATPSQVKQLVDEELFARYDRLLLQSSLDRMADVVYCPRQSCGTAVMVEPDSTMAICSACQYAFCTLCKMGYHGLSHCKIPADELRNLRDEYLSATPVGQKFMEQRFGKRVIQKAVEESFSRDWLNENCKGCPRCGTNIQKVDGCNKMTCTSCRQYFCWLCLGILSKVNPYSHFNNPNSPCYNQLFQGVDLDEEDAFWSDEED
- the hspa4a gene encoding heat shock 70 kDa protein 4a encodes the protein MSVVGFDLGFQSCYVAVARAGGIETVANEYSDRCTPSFVSFGPRNRSIGAAAKSQVVTNSQNTVQGFKQFHGRAFSDPYIQAAKSNLVYDLAQLPSGSTGIKVMYMEEERVFSIEQVTGMLLTKLKETAESAMKKPVADCVISVPSYFTDPERRSVMDAAQIAGLNCLRLMNDTTAVTLAYGIYKQDLPAPEDKPRIVLFVDVGHSGYQVSVCAFNKGKLKILATAFDPELGGKDFDNMLVNHFCEEFGKKYKLDVKSKPRALVRLYQECEKLKKLMSANSSDLPLNIECFMNDIDVSGKLNRGQFEEKCAGLLAKVEGPLRSVMEQTKLKKEDIYAVEIVGGASRIPAIKERISKFFGKELSTTLNADEAVARGCALQCAILSPAFKVREFSITDVVPYSISLKWNSAVDEGLSDCEVFPKNHAAPFSKVLTFFRKEPFTLEGYYNNPKELHCPNSAIGQFLIKNVVPQASGESAKVKVKVRVNVHGMFGVSSASLVEVVKVPEGEESTENDQTVNEDENKMQVDHEDQKLQAGDSEDKKTEVEEMETTDEDKQGKKNDQPPQAKKPKVKTKTVELPIESDLHWQLTNDVLNLCVENEGKMIMQDKLEKERNDAKNYVEEYVYEMRDKLHGILEKFVNEADRDTFSLKLENTENWLYEDGEDQQKQVYIDKLTELKQMGQPIRDRYMEANERPKAFEELGRQMQMYMKIVEAYKAKDELYDHLDELEVTRVDKQVQDAMVWMSSKMNQQNNQDPTLDPVVKVGEIHAKIKELYSACNPVLSKPKPKVEPPKEEKTDNGPVNGQEGTESQPCNSDKAKSAGTEQGTSEKKVPEMDID